The proteins below come from a single Alligator mississippiensis isolate rAllMis1 chromosome 2, rAllMis1, whole genome shotgun sequence genomic window:
- the HSPA12B gene encoding heat shock 70 kDa protein 12B yields the protein MSTLLDPGMQSLRVGTNGERSCTPSPPSSPGTLNESCSIAPLTPSQSPRNEARTQRPTSFTVVVAIDFGTTSSGYAFSFSNDPEAIHMMRKWEGGDPGVANQKTPTSLLLTPEGTFHSFGYTARDYYHDLDPEEAREWLYFEKFKMKIHSTSDLTMKTELEAVNGKKVAALEVFAHALRFFKQHALQELKDQCPSLPEKGAVRWVITVPAIWKQPAKQFMREAAYKAGLVSPETPEQLLIALEPEAASIYCRKLRLHQLIDLSYKPLANGLAPDRSIDSSFRQAREQLRRSRHSRTFLVESGVGELWSEMQAGDRYIVADCGGGTVDLTVHQIEQPQGTLKELYKASGGPYGAVGVDLAFEQLLCQIFGEDFIATFKAKRPAAWVDLTIAFEARKRAAAPSRANPLNVSLPFSFIDFYRKHRGQNVETALKKSSVNLVKWSSQGMLRVSAEAMNELFQPTISQIINHIDALMKKPEVDGIKFLFLVGGFAESAMLQHAVQTAFGATCRVIIPQDVGLTILKGAVLFGLDPTIVRVRRSPLTYGVGVLNKFVEGKHPREKLLVKEGKNWCTDIFEKFVAVDQSVALGEVVQRSYCPARAGQRKIIINVYCSATDDVVYITDPGVRKCGTISLELDAVEDGGSPSPRSRREIRASMQFGDTEIKVTAMDVRTAKTVRASIDFLSN from the exons ATGTCGACGCTGCTGGACCCCGGCATGCAGAGTCTGCGTGTAG GTACAAACGGCGAGAGATCCTGTACGCCATCCCCACCGAGCTCCCCGGGGACGCTCAATGAGAGCTGCAGCATCGCGCCCCTCACGCCCTCCCAGTCTCCG AGGAACGAAGCTCGGACGCAGAGGCCCACATCCTTCACCGTGGTGGTGGCCATCGACTTTGGCACGACCTCCAGCGGCTATGCCTTCAGCTTCTCCAACGACCCCGAGGCCATCCACATGATGAG GAAGTGGGAAGGCGGCGACCCCGGTGTGGCCAATCAGAAGACACCCACTAGCTTGTTGCTGACACCGGAGGGCACTTTTCACAGTTTTGGATACACGGCCAGGGACTATTACCATGACCTTGACCCAGAGGAAGCCCGGGAATGGCTCTACTTCGAGAAATTTAAGATGAAGATTCACAGCACTAGC GACCTGACCATGAAAACTGAACTAGAAGCTGTGAATGGGAAGAAGGTCGCAGCACTGGAGGTGTTTGCACACGCGCTGCGCTTTTTCaagcagcatgctctgcag GAGCTCAAGGACCAGTGCCCGTCGTTGCCGGAGAAGGGAGCCGTGCGCTGGGTGATCACGGTGCCAGCCATCTGGAAACAGCCCGCCAAGCAGTTCATGAGGGAGGCTGCCTACAAG GCCGGCTTGGTGTCCCCCGAGACCCCGGAGCAGCTGTTAATTGCCCTGGAGCCAGAAGCCGCGTCCATCTACTGCAGGAAACTCCGGCTCCACCAGCTGATCGACCTCAGCTACAAACCGCTGGCAAATGGCCTGGCCCCCGACCGCTCCATCGACTCCAGCTTCAGGCAGG CCCGGGAGCAGCTCCGGCGTTCCCGCCACAGCAGGACCTTCCTGGTGGAGTCGGGCGTGGGCGAGCTGTGGTCTGAGATGCAGGCAG GTGACCGCTATATAGTGGCCGACTGTGGGGGAGGGACGGTGGATCTCACCGTGCACCAGATCGAGCAGCCGCAGGGGACCCTCAAGGAGCTCTACAAAGCCTCAG GTGGCCCCTACGGCGCGGTGGGTGTGGACTTGGCCTTCGAGCAGCTGCTGTGCCAGATCTTCGGGGAGGATTTcattgctaccttcaaggccaaGCGCCCGGCTGCCTGGGTGGACCTGACCATCGCCTTCGAGGCGCGCAAGCGGGCGGCCGCCCCGTCCCGCGCCAACCCCCTCAACGTCTCCCTGCCCTTCTCCTTCATCGACTTCTACCGCAAGCACCGGGGCCAGAACGTGGAGACCGCGCTCAAGAAGAGCAG TGTGAACCTGGTGAAGTGGTCGTCCCAGGGGATGCTACGGGTGTCCGCGGAGGCCATGAACGAGCTCTTCCAGCCGACCATCAGCCAGATCATCAACCACATTG ACGCCCTCATGAAGAAGCCCGAAGTGGACGGCATCAAGTTCctgttcctggtggggggcttTGCCGAGTCGGCCATGCTGCAGCACGCGGTGCAGACGGCCTTTGGCGCCACGTGCCGCGTGATCATCCCGCAGGACGTGGGGCTGACCATCCTCAAGGGCGCCGTGCTCTTCGGCCTCGACCCCACCATTGTACGGGTGCGCCGCTCGCCCCTGACCTACGGCGTGGGCGTGCTCAACAAGTTTGTGGAGGGCAAGCACCCCCGGGAGAAGCTGCTGGTGAAGGAGGGCAAGAATTGGTGCACCGACATCTTCGAGAAATTCGTGGCCGTCGACCAGTCCGTGGCCCTGGGAGAAGTGGTGCAACGCAGCTACTGCCCAGCCCGGGCCGGGCAGCGGAAGATCATCATCAATGTCTACTGCAGCGCCACGGACGACGTGGTCTACATCACCGACCCGGGCGTGCGCAAATGCGGCACCATCAGTCTGGAGCTGGACGCGGTGGAGGATGGGGGGTCCCCCTCCCCGCGGAGCCGCCGCGAGATCCGCGCCAGCATGCAATTTGGGGACACGGAGATCAAGGTCACGGCCATGGACGTCAGGACCGCCAAGACCGTTCGGGCCTCCATCGACTTCCTGTCCAACTGA